A single window of Anaerocolumna chitinilytica DNA harbors:
- a CDS encoding translation factor GTPase family protein — MRKLVIGILAHVDAGKTTLSEGILYLSGKIGKLGRVDKKDAYLDTYELEKARGITIFSKQAVFETGDIQVTLLDTPGHVDFSAEMERTLQVLDYAILVVSGTDGIQGHTKTLWKLLKQYHIPVILFINKMDMQGASKNSLMNELKQLDDGCIEFEDTLTETFFDQLAMCDEKMLEAYLERGTIETVLMKEAIRNRKVFPCYFGSALKLEGVEQLLQGIASFSVIPSYPAEFGARVFKITRDEQGNRLTHLKITGGSLKIRDILSNGIWEDKVNQIRIYSGQKYETVNEAIAGSVCAVVGLSGTKTGEGLGIESAVHAPILEPVLSYQVLLPAGCDPRAMLPKLRQLEEEEPELHIVWEEELQEIQAQLMGEVQIEILCSLIETRFGVKVAFGEGKIVYKETISDMVEGVGHFEPLRHYAEVHLLLEPGESGSGLIFETNCSEDILGKSWQRLILTHLEEKEHRGVLTGAPITDMKITLISGRAHNKHTEGGDFREATYRAVRNGLKQAKSVLLEPYYSFQLELPEKMVGRAMADIEKMCGTSELAQNHNGMALLTGSGPVITMRNYQKEVAAYTQGLGRLFLSLEGYEPCHNTEEVLEIIGYDSERDIMNPTGSVFCAHGTGFLVEWYDVKKYMHVEGYLKEKSVGQKEKAESRAPQVEEPWISLEEIDKIINNTAYSNQGKKSGWKRPKTALESYYESLGSGNSSSGGKQKETREEYLLVDGYNIIFAWPDLKELAAQNMDGARMKLMDALCNYQGIRGGQIIVVFDAYLVQGHIEEVIDYHNIHMVFTREAQTADQYIEKFAHDNQKKYNIVVATSDGLQQVIIRGAGCALLSARELKEDMDAASERLRQEYTDLQEHKRNHLIDNLSKDAKKQLSELIHEEKEK; from the coding sequence ATGAGAAAACTTGTTATCGGAATATTAGCCCACGTAGACGCAGGTAAGACAACCCTGTCCGAGGGGATACTGTATCTAAGCGGTAAAATCGGTAAGCTTGGGAGAGTAGATAAAAAGGATGCCTATTTGGATACCTATGAACTGGAAAAGGCTAGAGGGATAACTATTTTCTCTAAACAAGCAGTCTTTGAAACCGGTGATATTCAGGTTACTTTGCTGGATACCCCCGGACATGTGGATTTTTCCGCAGAGATGGAGAGGACACTCCAGGTACTGGATTATGCAATTCTGGTAGTAAGTGGTACAGACGGAATACAGGGACATACAAAAACCTTGTGGAAACTTTTAAAACAGTATCATATACCGGTTATTTTATTTATTAATAAAATGGATATGCAAGGCGCTAGCAAGAACAGCTTGATGAATGAATTAAAACAGCTGGATGATGGATGTATCGAATTTGAAGATACTTTGACAGAAACTTTTTTCGATCAGCTTGCCATGTGTGATGAAAAGATGCTGGAAGCCTATCTTGAAAGAGGAACAATCGAAACCGTTCTGATGAAAGAGGCTATACGAAACCGTAAAGTGTTTCCCTGTTACTTTGGCTCTGCCTTAAAACTGGAAGGAGTGGAGCAGTTGCTGCAAGGTATTGCCAGCTTCTCTGTCATACCCTCATATCCGGCAGAATTTGGAGCCAGAGTATTTAAAATTACAAGAGATGAACAGGGTAACCGTCTTACACACTTGAAGATTACCGGAGGAAGCCTAAAGATAAGAGACATCTTATCCAATGGTATATGGGAAGATAAAGTAAATCAAATACGTATATATTCCGGTCAAAAATATGAAACCGTAAATGAAGCTATTGCTGGATCAGTCTGTGCAGTAGTTGGGCTTAGCGGTACAAAGACGGGAGAAGGCTTAGGCATAGAAAGTGCAGTCCATGCACCTATCCTGGAACCGGTATTGTCCTATCAGGTTCTGCTCCCGGCAGGGTGCGATCCCAGGGCAATGCTGCCGAAATTGCGGCAATTAGAGGAAGAGGAACCGGAACTTCATATTGTATGGGAAGAAGAATTACAGGAAATACAGGCCCAGCTTATGGGTGAAGTACAGATAGAGATTCTATGCAGTCTCATAGAAACCCGTTTTGGAGTAAAAGTAGCCTTTGGCGAAGGAAAGATTGTCTATAAGGAAACCATTTCTGATATGGTAGAAGGGGTAGGGCATTTTGAACCATTGCGCCATTATGCGGAAGTTCATCTGTTGCTGGAACCAGGAGAGAGCGGAAGTGGTCTGATTTTTGAAACAAATTGCAGTGAGGATATCCTTGGAAAGAGCTGGCAGAGACTTATACTTACTCATCTGGAAGAGAAAGAGCATAGAGGGGTATTGACAGGTGCACCTATAACAGATATGAAAATCACATTGATTTCCGGCAGGGCACATAACAAACATACGGAAGGCGGGGACTTCAGAGAAGCTACCTACCGGGCGGTACGAAATGGGCTTAAACAGGCGAAGTCTGTACTATTAGAACCCTATTATTCTTTTCAACTGGAGCTGCCGGAGAAAATGGTCGGCAGGGCTATGGCAGACATTGAGAAGATGTGCGGAACCAGCGAATTGGCCCAGAATCATAATGGAATGGCACTTCTTACAGGCAGCGGGCCAGTAATTACCATGAGAAACTATCAGAAAGAAGTGGCGGCTTATACCCAGGGGCTTGGCAGATTGTTTTTGAGTCTGGAAGGATACGAGCCCTGCCATAACACAGAAGAGGTGCTTGAGATTATCGGTTATGATTCGGAAAGAGATATCATGAATCCGACCGGTTCGGTATTCTGTGCCCATGGTACAGGATTTTTGGTAGAATGGTACGATGTTAAGAAGTATATGCATGTAGAAGGATATCTAAAAGAGAAGTCTGTCGGTCAAAAAGAAAAGGCCGAGAGCAGGGCACCACAGGTGGAAGAACCATGGATATCCCTGGAAGAAATAGACAAGATTATTAATAATACCGCATACAGTAACCAGGGAAAGAAGTCCGGATGGAAAAGACCAAAGACAGCGTTGGAAAGCTACTATGAAAGTTTAGGTTCAGGAAACTCAAGCAGCGGTGGAAAACAGAAAGAAACCAGGGAAGAATATCTGCTGGTAGACGGTTATAATATTATCTTTGCATGGCCTGATTTAAAGGAACTGGCAGCACAGAATATGGATGGTGCCAGAATGAAGCTCATGGATGCTCTGTGTAATTACCAGGGGATTCGGGGAGGACAGATTATTGTTGTATTTGATGCTTATCTTGTGCAGGGACATATCGAAGAAGTCATAGACTACCACAATATCCATATGGTATTTACCAGAGAAGCCCAGACAGCAGACCAGTATATAGAGAAATTTGCCCATGACAACCAGAAAAAGTACAATATTGTAGTAGCTACCTCCGATGGCTTGCAGCAGGTGATAATCAGAGGAGCTGGTTGTGCTCTTTTGTCTGCCAGGGAATTGAAGGAGGATATGGATGCGGCAAGTGAAAGACTGCGTCAGGAATATACGGATTTACAGGAACATAAACGCAACCATCTGATTGACAACTTATCGAAAGATGCAAAGAAGCAGTTAAGTGAATTGATACATGAAGAAAAGGAGAAGTAA